Within Calditrichota bacterium, the genomic segment AACAGAAGAGCCTACAACAGAAAGGAGGTTGGGCGCTGCATGCCGAAAGTGCGAGTCCGCGAGGGCGAGAGTTTTGAGAAAGCCCTGAAGAGATTCACCAAGGCTTGCGAGAAGGCTGGGCTGATGGCAGATATCAAGAAGCAC encodes:
- the rpsU gene encoding 30S ribosomal protein S21, which produces MPKVRVREGESFEKALKRFTKACEKAGLMADIKKHQHFEKPSERRKRKLNAAKRKQRKLMLMENR